A genomic region of Clavibacter michiganensis subsp. insidiosus contains the following coding sequences:
- a CDS encoding GntR family transcriptional regulator — protein MDPAPGYRIDPGSPTPPYEQLRAEVARRAADGELPVGARLPTVRALAEQAGVAVNTVARAYKELEADGVIETRGRAGSFVAARDDVPAALREAAVAYAQLAGRLGVADDDARRLVDEALAAG, from the coding sequence ATGGATCCCGCGCCCGGCTACCGCATCGACCCGGGCTCCCCGACCCCGCCCTACGAGCAGCTCCGCGCGGAGGTCGCGCGCCGGGCCGCCGACGGCGAGCTGCCCGTCGGCGCGCGGCTGCCGACCGTGCGCGCACTGGCGGAGCAGGCGGGCGTCGCCGTCAACACGGTGGCCCGCGCGTACAAGGAGCTCGAGGCCGACGGGGTGATCGAGACGCGCGGCCGCGCCGGGTCGTTCGTCGCCGCGCGGGACGACGTCCCCGCCGCGCTCCGGGAGGCGGCCGTCGCGTACGCGCAGCTCGCGGGCCGGCTGGGCGTGGCCGACGACGACGCGCGGCGCCTGGTGGACGAGGCGCTCGCGGCCGGATGA
- the rocD gene encoding ornithine--oxo-acid transaminase, producing the protein MTDTIDRPAASDAGSRAIHAEEAHAAHNYHPLPVVVASGQGAWVTDLDGRRLLDCLAAYSAVNFGHSHPDLVRAATEQLGRITLTSRAFHNDKLGPFVTALAELAGKDMVLPMNTGAEAVESGIKVARAWGYRVKGVAAGRAKIIVMAGNFHGRTTTIVSFSDDEEARADFGPFTPGFVTVPYGDAAALEAAIDEDTVAVLVEPIQGEAGIVVPPEGYLADVRRICTRERVLMIADEIQSGLGRTGATFECDNSDVVPDLYLLGKALGGGIVPVSAVVGDADVLGVIQPGQHGSTFGGNPLAAAVGHAVVDMLATGEPQERARRLGAVLHARLADLVGHGVLEVRGRGLWAGIDIDPALATGRAVCERLAERGVLAKDTHGSTIRLAPPIVVEEEDLVWAVDQLAEVLMELGAR; encoded by the coding sequence ATGACCGACACCATCGACCGCCCCGCCGCGTCCGACGCGGGATCCCGCGCGATCCACGCCGAGGAGGCGCACGCCGCGCACAACTACCACCCGCTGCCCGTCGTGGTCGCGTCCGGACAGGGCGCGTGGGTCACCGACCTCGACGGCCGGCGCCTGCTCGACTGCCTCGCCGCCTACTCGGCCGTGAACTTCGGGCACTCGCACCCGGACCTCGTGCGGGCCGCGACCGAGCAGCTCGGGCGGATCACGCTCACGAGCCGCGCGTTCCACAACGACAAGCTGGGCCCGTTCGTCACGGCGCTCGCGGAGCTCGCCGGCAAGGACATGGTCCTGCCGATGAACACGGGCGCGGAGGCCGTGGAGTCGGGGATCAAGGTCGCGCGCGCGTGGGGCTACCGCGTGAAGGGCGTGGCCGCTGGGCGCGCGAAGATCATCGTCATGGCCGGGAACTTCCACGGCCGCACCACCACCATCGTGAGCTTCAGCGACGACGAGGAGGCGCGCGCCGACTTCGGGCCGTTCACGCCCGGGTTCGTCACGGTGCCGTACGGCGACGCCGCCGCGCTCGAGGCCGCGATCGACGAGGACACGGTCGCCGTGCTCGTGGAGCCGATCCAGGGCGAGGCCGGCATCGTCGTGCCACCCGAGGGCTACCTCGCCGACGTGCGGCGGATCTGCACGCGCGAGAGGGTGCTGATGATCGCCGACGAGATCCAGTCGGGCCTCGGCCGCACGGGCGCGACCTTCGAGTGCGACAACTCGGACGTCGTGCCGGACCTCTACCTCCTCGGCAAGGCGCTCGGCGGCGGCATCGTGCCCGTCTCCGCGGTCGTCGGCGACGCGGACGTCCTCGGCGTCATCCAGCCGGGGCAGCACGGGTCCACGTTCGGCGGCAACCCGCTCGCCGCCGCCGTCGGCCACGCGGTCGTGGACATGCTCGCGACGGGCGAGCCGCAGGAGCGCGCGCGTCGCCTCGGCGCCGTGCTGCACGCGCGGCTCGCGGATCTCGTGGGCCACGGCGTGCTCGAGGTGCGCGGCCGCGGCCTCTGGGCGGGCATCGACATCGACCCCGCGCTCGCCACGGGCCGCGCGGTGTGCGAGCGGCTGGCCGAGCGCGGCGTGCTCGCGAAGGACACGCACGGCTCGACGATCCGCCTCGCGCCGCCCATCGTGGTGGAGGAGGAGGACCTCGTCTGGGCCGTCGACCAGCTCGCCGAGGTGCTCATGGAGCTCGGGGCGCGCTGA
- the ddaH gene encoding dimethylargininase, translating into MPSTLSRSADTTAGRTPVAKRVLMCRPDHFDVVYKINPWMDPAVPTDTSLAVRQWQTLYDTYVGLGFQVDLIDGVAGLPDMVYAANGGFTLDGIAYGAAFPHAERQPEGPAYMDWFREAGFDVRVPEEVNEGEGDILLVGDTIFAGTGFRSDSTSHAEVARIFDREVVTLRLVNPSFYHLDTAIAVLDDTNIAYLPSAFDAASLDEIERRFPDAVEVSEQDASILGLNSYSDGLHVVIAEKAVGFEASLRERGYEPIGVDLSELLLGGGGVKCCTLELRQ; encoded by the coding sequence ATGCCCTCCACCCTCTCCCGATCCGCGGACACGACCGCCGGCCGCACGCCCGTCGCGAAGCGCGTGCTCATGTGCCGGCCGGACCACTTCGACGTGGTCTACAAGATCAACCCGTGGATGGACCCCGCCGTCCCGACCGACACGTCGCTCGCCGTCCGCCAGTGGCAGACCCTCTACGACACGTACGTGGGCCTCGGCTTCCAGGTCGACCTCATCGACGGCGTCGCCGGCCTGCCCGACATGGTCTACGCGGCCAACGGCGGCTTCACGCTCGACGGCATCGCGTACGGCGCGGCCTTCCCGCACGCCGAGCGCCAGCCCGAGGGCCCCGCGTACATGGACTGGTTCCGCGAGGCGGGCTTCGACGTGCGCGTGCCGGAGGAGGTCAACGAGGGCGAGGGCGACATCCTGCTCGTCGGCGACACGATCTTCGCCGGCACCGGATTCCGCAGCGACAGCACCAGCCACGCCGAGGTGGCCCGGATCTTCGACCGCGAGGTCGTGACCCTCCGCCTCGTCAACCCGTCGTTCTACCACCTGGACACCGCGATCGCGGTGCTCGACGACACCAACATCGCCTACCTCCCGAGCGCCTTCGACGCCGCGAGCCTCGACGAGATCGAGCGCCGCTTCCCCGACGCCGTCGAGGTGAGCGAGCAGGACGCCTCGATCCTCGGCCTCAACTCCTACAGCGACGGCCTCCACGTCGTGATCGCCGAGAAGGCGGTCGGCTTCGAGGCGTCGCTGCGCGAGCGCGGGTACGAGCCGATCGGCGTCGACCTCTCCGAGCTGCTGCTCGGCGGCGGCGGCGTGAAGTGCTGCACGCTCGAGCTGCGACAGTGA
- a CDS encoding Pls/PosA family non-ribosomal peptide synthetase — protein sequence MPESSPEAATPHDDAQRVLDRADAVTPPRTLVDVLRATVAAHPDASAIQDGDGALSYRELMARVVQVAASLREAGVGKGDRVGIRMPSGSRDLYVTVLGVLAAGAAYVPVDADDPDERARLVFGEARVAGVVTGTGEYTPRVADAAEATAAETAETAALRILPAAAAHASTSALPLVAPPAPEDDAWIIFTSGSTGTPKGVAVSHRSAAAFVDAEARLFLQEEPIGPGDRVLAGLSVAFDASCEEMWLAWRHGACLVPAPRSLVRSGMDLGPWLTTHGVTIVSTVPTLAALWPAESLENVRLLIFGGEACPPELGQRLATDGREVWNTYGPTEATVVACAAPLGGPGPVRIGLPLDGWTLAVVDPEGARVPEGGVGELIIGGVGLARYLDPAKDAEKYAPFPALGWDRAYRSGDLVRFEAEGLVFQGRADDQVKVGGRRIELGEIEAALQGLDDVQGAAVAVQTTGAGNPVLVGYLVPRDPATFSREDAVQRLRVALPAALVPLIGVVESLPTRTSGKVDKAALPWPLPGAAGDDGADLDAELRPLAEMWSAALGTPVASADANFFDLGGGSLSAAQLVARIRTIDPECTVADVYAHPRLGAMHAAIAGRAPRAERSGPQVDVTPTPRRTQWIQTLLGAPLLALQSLRWLALLLTASALLRPLGGFDALPDVSWWLLVPGLLLFATPFGRMAISAVAARLLLRGLEPGDHPRGGRWHLRLWLAEQIAQQIGAVGLAGAPWITYYARALGARIADDVDLHTLPPVTGMLRIGRGASVEPEVDLSGYWIDGDTVRVGAVRIGAGSTVGTRSTLLPGTRIGKGAEIAPGSAVFGRVPSGQRWAGSPAAREGKARVWWPDHRPPRNTRWVAAYGAASVATALVPVVAFVAGGGILAAAIRGSADLGDAWWRGLGALVPAVLVTGIVLALLVVGSVRLLGLGVTEGIHAVRSRVGWQLWTTERLLDLARTVLFPLYAGLFTPVWLRLLGARVGKDVEASTVLLIPAMTTIRDGAFLADDTLVAGYELGGGWMRVARAEIGQRAFLGNSGMAGPGHRVPKDGLVAVLSAAPTKSKAGSSWLGSPPVRLRRTVAASDDSRTFRPPTRLRVARILWELLRVVPVFVTCAIGLAVLVALAAITEAWGPLVAFLLGGVVLLVAGAVAAAISTAAKWILIGRIRAEEHPLWSSFVWRSEVSDVFTEMVAAPWFASSAAGTPALVWWLRSLGARIGSGVWCDSHWLPEADLVTLGDASTVNRGCVVQTHLFHDRIMSMDTVTLDAGATLGPHSVILPAARIGPQATVGPASLVMRGELVPEASRWSGNPIGPWREVTLGRYLPAASASADATAVAPAPTDAAATATAGHR from the coding sequence ATGCCCGAGTCCTCCCCGGAGGCGGCGACGCCGCACGACGACGCCCAGCGCGTGCTCGACCGGGCCGACGCCGTCACGCCGCCGCGCACGCTCGTCGACGTGCTCCGGGCGACGGTCGCCGCGCACCCCGACGCGTCCGCCATCCAGGACGGCGACGGCGCGCTCAGCTACCGCGAGCTCATGGCGCGCGTGGTGCAGGTCGCCGCATCGCTGCGGGAGGCGGGGGTCGGCAAGGGCGACCGGGTCGGGATACGCATGCCGTCGGGATCCCGCGACCTCTACGTCACCGTGCTCGGCGTGCTCGCGGCCGGCGCCGCCTACGTGCCGGTGGACGCGGACGACCCCGACGAGCGCGCGCGGCTCGTGTTCGGCGAGGCGCGCGTCGCGGGCGTCGTCACGGGCACCGGCGAGTACACGCCGCGCGTCGCGGACGCGGCCGAAGCCACCGCTGCCGAGACCGCCGAGACCGCCGCGCTCCGGATCCTCCCCGCCGCCGCCGCGCACGCCTCCACCTCCGCGCTCCCCCTCGTCGCGCCGCCCGCGCCGGAGGACGACGCCTGGATCATCTTCACCTCGGGATCCACGGGCACCCCCAAGGGCGTCGCCGTCTCGCACCGCTCGGCCGCGGCCTTCGTCGACGCCGAGGCGCGCCTCTTCCTGCAGGAGGAGCCGATCGGCCCCGGCGACCGCGTGCTCGCGGGCCTGTCGGTCGCGTTCGACGCCAGTTGCGAGGAGATGTGGCTCGCCTGGCGCCACGGCGCGTGCCTCGTGCCGGCGCCGCGCAGCCTCGTCCGCAGCGGCATGGACCTCGGGCCGTGGCTCACGACGCACGGCGTGACGATCGTGTCCACCGTGCCGACGCTCGCGGCGCTGTGGCCCGCGGAGTCGCTCGAGAACGTGCGGCTGCTCATCTTCGGCGGCGAGGCCTGCCCGCCCGAGCTCGGCCAGCGCCTCGCGACCGACGGCCGCGAGGTCTGGAACACGTACGGGCCCACCGAGGCCACCGTCGTCGCGTGCGCGGCGCCGCTCGGCGGTCCCGGCCCCGTCCGCATCGGCCTGCCGCTCGACGGCTGGACCCTCGCGGTCGTCGACCCGGAGGGCGCGCGCGTGCCCGAGGGCGGCGTGGGAGAGCTGATCATCGGCGGCGTCGGGCTGGCCCGCTACCTGGATCCCGCCAAGGACGCCGAGAAGTACGCCCCCTTCCCCGCGCTCGGCTGGGACCGCGCCTACCGCTCGGGCGACCTCGTGCGCTTCGAGGCGGAGGGCCTCGTCTTCCAGGGCCGCGCCGACGACCAGGTGAAGGTCGGCGGCCGGCGCATCGAGCTGGGCGAGATCGAGGCGGCGCTCCAGGGCCTCGACGACGTGCAGGGCGCGGCCGTCGCCGTGCAGACGACGGGCGCGGGCAACCCGGTGCTCGTCGGCTACCTCGTGCCGCGGGATCCCGCGACCTTCTCGCGCGAGGACGCCGTGCAGCGCCTCCGCGTCGCCCTGCCGGCCGCGCTCGTCCCGCTCATCGGCGTCGTCGAGTCGCTGCCCACGCGCACCTCCGGCAAGGTCGACAAGGCCGCGCTCCCCTGGCCGCTGCCGGGTGCCGCGGGCGACGACGGCGCCGACCTCGACGCCGAGCTGCGCCCGCTCGCGGAGATGTGGTCGGCCGCGCTCGGCACGCCCGTCGCGAGCGCCGACGCGAACTTCTTCGACCTCGGCGGCGGATCCCTGTCGGCCGCCCAGCTCGTGGCCCGGATCCGCACCATCGACCCCGAGTGCACGGTCGCCGACGTCTACGCCCACCCGCGCCTCGGCGCCATGCACGCCGCCATCGCCGGGCGCGCGCCGCGGGCGGAGCGCAGCGGACCGCAGGTGGACGTGACGCCCACGCCGCGTCGCACGCAGTGGATCCAGACGCTCCTCGGCGCGCCCCTCCTGGCGCTGCAGAGCCTCCGCTGGCTCGCGCTGCTGCTCACCGCGAGCGCGCTGCTCCGCCCGCTCGGCGGGTTCGACGCGCTGCCCGACGTCTCGTGGTGGCTGCTCGTCCCCGGCCTCCTGCTCTTCGCGACGCCGTTCGGCCGCATGGCGATCTCCGCGGTCGCCGCGCGCCTGCTCCTCCGCGGCCTCGAGCCCGGCGACCACCCGCGCGGCGGCCGCTGGCACCTGCGGCTCTGGCTGGCCGAGCAGATCGCGCAGCAGATCGGCGCGGTCGGGCTCGCGGGCGCGCCGTGGATCACCTACTACGCGCGGGCGCTCGGCGCGCGCATCGCCGACGACGTCGACCTGCACACGCTGCCGCCCGTCACGGGCATGCTGCGCATCGGCCGGGGCGCCTCGGTCGAGCCCGAGGTCGACCTCTCCGGGTACTGGATCGACGGCGACACCGTGCGCGTCGGCGCGGTGCGCATCGGCGCGGGATCCACCGTCGGCACGCGCTCGACGCTCCTGCCGGGCACGCGCATCGGCAAGGGCGCGGAGATCGCGCCGGGCTCGGCCGTGTTCGGCCGCGTGCCGTCGGGCCAGCGCTGGGCCGGATCCCCCGCCGCGCGCGAGGGCAAGGCGCGCGTGTGGTGGCCCGACCACCGGCCGCCGCGCAACACGCGCTGGGTCGCGGCGTACGGCGCCGCCTCGGTCGCGACCGCGCTCGTCCCCGTGGTGGCGTTCGTCGCGGGCGGCGGGATCCTCGCGGCGGCGATCCGCGGATCCGCCGACCTCGGCGACGCGTGGTGGCGCGGCCTCGGCGCGCTCGTGCCCGCGGTGCTCGTGACCGGGATCGTGCTCGCGCTGCTCGTGGTCGGATCCGTGCGCCTCCTCGGACTCGGCGTCACCGAGGGCATCCACGCCGTGCGCAGCCGCGTCGGCTGGCAGCTCTGGACCACCGAGCGCCTGCTCGACCTCGCCCGCACCGTGCTCTTCCCGCTCTACGCGGGCCTCTTCACGCCCGTCTGGCTGCGGCTGCTCGGCGCGCGCGTCGGCAAGGACGTGGAGGCGTCGACCGTGCTCCTCATCCCCGCGATGACCACGATCCGCGACGGCGCCTTCCTCGCCGACGACACGCTCGTGGCCGGCTACGAGCTGGGCGGCGGGTGGATGCGCGTCGCCCGCGCCGAGATCGGCCAGCGCGCGTTCCTCGGCAACTCCGGCATGGCGGGACCCGGCCACAGGGTGCCGAAGGACGGCCTGGTCGCCGTGCTCTCGGCGGCGCCCACGAAGTCGAAGGCCGGATCCTCCTGGCTCGGCTCCCCGCCCGTGCGGCTCCGGCGCACGGTCGCCGCCTCGGACGACTCCCGCACGTTCCGGCCGCCGACCCGGCTGCGCGTGGCCCGCATCCTGTGGGAGCTGCTGCGCGTCGTGCCCGTGTTCGTGACCTGCGCCATCGGCCTGGCCGTGCTGGTGGCGCTCGCCGCGATCACCGAGGCGTGGGGCCCGCTCGTCGCGTTCCTGCTCGGCGGCGTGGTGCTGCTCGTGGCCGGCGCGGTGGCCGCGGCGATCTCGACGGCGGCGAAGTGGATCCTCATCGGCCGCATCCGCGCCGAGGAGCACCCGCTGTGGTCGTCGTTCGTGTGGCGCAGCGAGGTCTCGGACGTGTTCACCGAGATGGTCGCCGCGCCCTGGTTCGCGTCGTCCGCGGCCGGCACGCCCGCGCTCGTGTGGTGGCTGCGCAGCCTCGGCGCGCGCATCGGATCCGGCGTGTGGTGCGACTCGCACTGGCTACCCGAGGCGGATCTGGTGACGCTGGGGGACGCTTCGACCGTCAACCGCGGGTGCGTCGTGCAGACGCATCTGTTCCATGATCGGATCATGAGCATGGACACCGTCACCCTCGACGCCGGTGCGACCCTCGGGCCGCACAGCGTCATCCTCCCCGCGGCGCGCATCGGCCCGCAGGCGACCGTGGGCCCCGCGAGCCTCGTGATGCGCGGGGAGCTCGTGCCCGAGGCGAGCCGCTGGAGCGGCAACCCGATCGGCCCGTGGCGCGAGGTGACGCTCGGCCGGTACCTGCCCGCGGCGTCCGCGAGCGCCGACGCGACCGCCGTCGCACCCGCTCCGACCGACGCCGCCGCGACCGCGACCGCCGGTCACCGGTGA
- a CDS encoding Lrp/AsnC family transcriptional regulator, which translates to MDNLDHRIIDLLRQNGRAGYGDIGGTVGLSASAVKRRVDRLVADGVIRGFTIQVDPAVDGLSTEAYVELFCRGTVAPDELRRILQGVPEVVDAGTVTGDADAIVRIRSRDIPSLEDALEKVRLAPNVDHTRSAIVLSRLVNRTLE; encoded by the coding sequence ATGGACAACCTGGACCACCGGATCATCGACCTCCTCCGCCAGAACGGCCGCGCGGGCTACGGCGACATCGGCGGGACGGTGGGCCTCTCGGCCAGCGCGGTGAAGCGGCGCGTCGACCGGCTGGTGGCCGACGGCGTGATCCGCGGCTTCACCATCCAGGTCGACCCCGCGGTCGACGGCCTCAGCACCGAGGCCTACGTGGAGCTGTTCTGCCGCGGGACGGTCGCGCCCGACGAGCTCCGCCGGATCCTCCAGGGCGTGCCCGAGGTCGTGGACGCGGGCACCGTCACGGGCGACGCCGACGCCATCGTCCGGATCCGCTCGCGCGACATCCCGAGCCTCGAGGACGCCCTCGAGAAGGTGCGCCTGGCCCCGAACGTCGACCACACGCGGAGCGCGATCGTGCTCAGCCGGCTGGTGAACCGCACGCTCGAGTAG